One genomic segment of Helianthus annuus cultivar XRQ/B chromosome 14, HanXRQr2.0-SUNRISE, whole genome shotgun sequence includes these proteins:
- the LOC110908949 gene encoding protein IQ-DOMAIN 1: MGKKSSWLSAVKKALSPSESKEKKDKKSDKKSSKKYWFGKQRGLDQDFSQTETRLVDHVVISPPTETKLSKAENEQTKHAYSVAYATAVAAEAAVAAAHAAAEVVRLTATTRLPGISTEEIAAIKIQAAYRGHLARRAVRAVRGLGRLKSLIQGQSVKRQAISTLKCMQTLARVQSQVRSRRILMSEENRALQQQLLLKHEKELNNIRSSLGNTWDDSRKSKEETEASLQSKQEAAIRRERALAYAHTHQQMWKNSTKYPDPTFLDPNNPHWGWSWLERWMAAKPWETQIIPAKEPSVGSEMGKRVSRPPSRQSPSTPPSRAPSSSSRVRPETPRGSVDGDSTSFYSVQSDRNRRQSRASSVCDNESLDSSPAVPSYMASTMSAKARSRMASPVHSPSPLGSGRKGSSEKGSMAGSAKKRLSFSGSPARTAKRFNEPLMMVSNS; this comes from the exons ATGGGGAAGAAAAGTAGTTGGTTGTCTGCAGTTAAGAAAGCTCTAAGCCCATCTGAATCCAAAGAGAAGAAAGACAAG AAATCCGATAAAAAGAGTTCTAAGAAATATTGGTTTGGAAAGCAAAGGGGATTGGATCAAGATTTCTCACAAACAGAAACTAGATTAGTAGACCATGTTGTTATTTCTCCTCCCACAGAGACGAAACTCTCGAAAGCCGAGAATGAACAGACCAAACACGCGTATTCAGTAGCCTATGCCACCGCTGTGGCGGCAGAAGCAGCAGTAGCTGCGGCTCATGCCGCTGCTGAGGTGGTTCGCTTGACGGCCACAACACGCTTACCGGGCATATCAACTGAAGAAATTGCAGCCATAAAGATCCAGGCAGCTTATCGCGGGCACTTG GCGAGGAGGGCGGTGCGTGCTGTGAGAGGGCTCGGGCGGTTGAAGTCATTGATTCAAGGTCAATCGGTCAAACGCCAAGCAATCTCAACCTTGAAATGTATGCAAACATTGGCTCGTGTACAGTCTCAGGTTCGTTCCAGGCGCATTCTTATGTCTGAGGAGAACCGAGCTCTCCAACAACAACTTCTTTTGAAACATGAGAAAGAGCTCAACAACATTAGATCCTCT TTAGGAAACACATGGGATGACAGTAGAAAATCTAAAGAAGAAACTGAAGCTAGTTTACAAAGCAAACAAGAGGCTGCTATACGTAGAGAAAGAGCATTGGCATATGCACATACTCATCAG CAAATGTGGAAGAACTCTACAAAGTATCCAGATCCAACTTTTCTGGACCCGAACAATCCTCACTGGGGGTGGAGTTGGCTAGAACGTTGGATGGCCGCCAAGCCCTGGGAAACTCAAATCATACCCGCAAAAGAACCATCGGTCGGATCAGAAATGGGTAAACGGGTCAGCCGCCCGCCTAGTCGCCAATCACCCTCAACACCGCCCTCCAGGGCTCCATCATCAAGTTCGCGGGTCAGGCCCGAAACCCCAAGGGGAAGCGTGGATGGCGACTCCACAAGCTTCTACAGCGTGCAATCAGACCGTAACAGACGACAGAGCCGGGCTAGTTCGGTGTGTGATAACGAGAGCCTTGACTCGTCTCCTGCGGTTCCTAGTTACATGGCTTCAACAATGTCGGCTAAGGCTAGGTCCCGAATGGCTAGTCCTGTTCATAGTCCAAGCCCGTTAGGGTCGGGAAGGAAAGGTTCGTCAGAAAAGGGTTCGATGGCTGGGTCAGCCAAGAAGCGGCTTTCATTTTCGGGTTCACCGGCTCGAACCGCGAAAAGGTTCAATGAGCCATTGATGATGGTTTCAAATTCATAA
- the LOC110908951 gene encoding mitochondrial import inner membrane translocase subunit TIM14-1 yields the protein MATPFIAGLAVAAAAMAGKYGIQAWHSFKNRPPRPKSRRFYEGGFQQTMTRREAALILGVRESVAADKVREAHRRVMVANHPDAGGSHYLASKINEAKDVMLGKTKNSGSAF from the exons ATG GCTACCCCATTTATTGCTGGGCTTGCAGTAGCGGCTGCAGCCATGGCCGGTAAATACGGAATTCAGGCTTGGCATTCTTTCAAGAATAGACCCCCCAGACCCAAATCACGCAGGTTCTACGAAGGCGGCTTCCAACAAACAATGACAAGGCGAGAAGCGGCTCTCATCCTCGGTGTTAG AGAAAGCGTGGCAGCGGACAAGGTAAGGGAAGCACATAGAAGGGTAATGGTTGCAAACCATCCGGATGCCGGAGGCAGCCATTACTTAGCTTCAAAGATCAATGAAGCCAAAGATGTAATGCTTGGAAAGACCAAGAACAGTGGGTCTGCATTCTGA
- the LOC110908952 gene encoding calcium-binding mitochondrial carrier protein SCaMC-1 translates to MVNVNGNDPLESFLNSIELVKNAFGPIESSFRKAAKDLEQRWPGGKNGRKTGEIAVGNGSKAELFGVKKGNNQCVVSDERKKGLSTKVPFKTFIRVFAAKDAGDKDRKGDVSKNEDGTCINCMNFAVTWSLLVSSFVQAVPDPLRNGRKKLQKKSNGGKLSRDRNEFIAKGASDGKGTKLENEVLMPCEETLKLKDGNGLSVEHFVGFVLDQLVQNLHKFEFGLQENGSEKCDVSTVPYPTIQVDHLKAVGSLLEGKKADFSGFLGNLKFARVGGVPSGIVDVTSPVKDDGDDDVNSNVTEENVSSFSQRMANGLLSIPLSNVERLRSTLSTVSLTELIELVPQLGRSTKDHPDKKKLFSVQDFFRYTEAEGRRFFEELDRDGDGQVTLEDLELAFRKRKLPRRYAHELMRRTRRHLFSKSFGWQQFLSLMEQKEPTILRAYTSLCLTKSGTLQKSEILASLKNAGLPANEDNAVAMMRFLKSDTEESISYGHFRNFMLLLPSDQLQEDPRNLWFQAATVVAVAPPVEVPTGSVLKSALAGGLACALSTSVMHPIDTIKTRVQASTLSFPEMIAKLPEVGFRGVYRGSIPAIIGQFSSHGLRTGIFEASKIVLINVAPTLPDLQVQSIASFCSTVLGTAVRIPCEVLKQRLQAGIFNSVGEAIICTWQQDGLKGFFRGTGATLCREVPFYVAGMGLYGESKKVVQQILGRPLEPWETIAVGAMSGGLAAVTTTPFDVMKTRMMTAPQGRPVSMSMIALSILQHEGPLGLFKGAIPRFFWIAPLGAMNFAGYELMKNAMSKTEEQQTLEQQAAEQK, encoded by the exons ATGGTGAATGTGAATGGGAATGATCCGTTGGAGTCTTTTCTTAACTCGATTGAACTCGTGAAGAATGCTTTCGGTCCGATTGAATCTAGTTTTAGGAAAGCTGCGAAAGATTTAGAGCAGCGGTGGCCCGGTGGTAAGAATGGACGTAAAACGGGCGAAATTGCCGTGGGAAATGGGAGTAAGGCTGAGTTATTTGGTGTGAAGAAAGGAAATAATCAGTGTGTGGTTAGTGACGAGAGAAAGAAGGGTTTGTCGACTAAGGTCCCGTTTAAGACATTCATAAGGGTTTTCGCAGCGAAGGATGCCGGTGATAAGGACCGTAAGGGTGATGTGTCAAAGAATGAGGATGGAACTTGCATTAATTGCATGAATTTTGCGGTCACTTGGTCTTTGCTGGTTAGTAGTTTTGTTCAGGCTGTTCCGGACCCACTAAGGAATGGTAGAAAGAAGCTACAGAAAAAGAGTAATGGTGGTAAGCTTTCTAGAGATAGAAATGAATTTATAGCTAAAGGTGCTAGTGATGGAAAGGGAACAAAGTTGGAGAATGAGGTTTTGATGCCATGTGAGGAAACTTTGAAATTGAAAGATGGAAATGGTTTGTCAGTTGAGCACTTTGTCGGGTTTGTTCTTGATCAGCTTGTTCAAAATCTACACAAGTTTGAGTTCGGTCTCCAAGAAAATGGAAGTGAGAAATGTGACGTATCTACGGTTCCGTATCCTACAATCCAGGTGGACCACTTGAAGGCTGTTGGTAGTCTTTTGGAAGGTAAAAAAGCAGATTTCAGTGGATTTTTGGGAAATTTGAAGTTTGCTAGAGTTGGGGGCGTTCCATCAGGTATTGTTGACGTAACTTCTCCTGTAaaggatgatggtgatgatgacgTTAACTCAAACGTTACAGAAGAGAATGTTAGCAGTTTTTCACAGAGGATGGCTAATGGCTTGTTGAGTATTCCTTTATCAAATGTTGAGCGTTTGAGGTCCACTTTGTCGACTGTTTCATTGACTGAACTAATTGAGCTTGTACCCCAATTAGGGCGGTCAACTAAAGACCACCCTGATAAGAAGAAACTTTTCTCGGTCCAAGATTTCTTCAGATACACAGAAGCAGAAG GAAGGAGATTTTTTGAGGAGTTAGATAGAGATGGTGACGGACAAGTAACTCTAGAAGATCTTGAACTTGCCTTTAGAAAGAGAAAGCTTCCTCGAAGATACGCTCATGAATTAATGCGTCGCACCAGACGACATTTATTTTCAAAATCATTTGGTTGGCAACAGTTTCTGTCATTAATGGAACAGAAAGAACCAACAATCCTTAGAGCTTATACTAGTCTTTGTTTAACTAAATCCGGAACACTACAAAAAAGTGAAATCTTAGCATCATTAAAGAATGCAGGACTTCCTGCAAACGAAGATAATGCTGTTGCCATGATGCGTTTTCTCAAATCTGATACCGAAGAATCAATTTCTTATGGACATTTTAGAAACTTCATGCTTCTTCTCCCGTCTGACCAGCTTCAAGAAGATCCACG GAACCTGTGGTTTCAAGCTGCCACTGTCGTGGCGGTGGCACCACCTGTGGAAGTGCCTACCGGTAGTGTTCTAAAATCTGCATTAGCAGGTGGCCTTGCTTGTGCATTATCTACATCTGTAATGCACCCTATTGACACAATTAAG ACTCGAGTGCAAGCATCGACCCTTAGTTTTCCGGAAATGATTGCAAAGCTTCCTGAAGTTGGATTTCGTGGAGTATATAGAGGATCTATTCCTGCAATTATTGGACAGTTCTCAAG CCATGGATTGCGGACCGGGATCTTTGAAGCAAGTAAGATTGTGTTAATAAATGTTGCCCCAACACTACCAGACCTACAG GTTCAGTCTATTGCGTCATTCTGCAGCACTGTTTTGGGGACCGCAGTGAGAATTCCGTGTGAAGTGTTGAAGCAAAGATTGCAGGCAGGCATATTTAACAGCGTGGGGGAAGCAATCATCTGCACATGGCAACAAGATGGTCTCAAAGGCTTCTTCCGTGGGACCGGTGCTACTTTGTGCCGGGAGGTTCCGTTTTATGTTGCCGGCATGGGACTTTATGGAGAGTCTAAAAAG GTTGTCCAGCAAATCCTGGGACGACCACTTGAACCATGGGAGACGATTGCAGTGGGGGCTATGTCTGGTGGTCTGGCTGCAGTCACAACAACACCCTTCGATGTGATGAAAACTAGAATGATGACGGCACCTCAAGGGCGCCCCGTGTCCATGTCGATGATTGCGTTATCTATTCTTCAACATGAAGGCCCACTCGGATTATTCAAAGGGGCTATACCTAGGTTTTTCTGGATTGCACCTCTTGGTGCTATGAACTTCGCAGGCTATGAGCTGATGAAAAATGCGATGTCGAAAACTGAAGAGCAGCAGACTCTAGAACAACAAGCTGCTGAGCAGAAGTAG